Proteins from one Setaria italica strain Yugu1 chromosome V, Setaria_italica_v2.0, whole genome shotgun sequence genomic window:
- the LOC105913477 gene encoding amino-acid permease BAT1 homolog, with the protein MTTMAVPRRSLQELPVADAAAADPDRARLHQLGYKQELKRGLSVLSNFALSFSIISVMMGVTTTYNTGLRYGGPASMTLGWLVVSALNGCVALSMAEICSAYPTSGGLYYWSAKLAGKEWAPLASWVTGWFNIVGQWAGTTSVDFSLAQLVQVIILLGTGGLNGGGYMASKFVVLAIYGAVLVIHGLMNGLPIQWLARFGHLGAFWNTAGVFVLVILIPAVAKERASSEFIFTHFNTDNGMGIHNKAYILAVGLLMSQYSVIGYDASAHMTEETKNAAWSGPMGLVTAVALSSVFGWIYLLALTSLVTDIPYLLDPGNDAGGYAVAQALHGAFHRRYGSGVGGLLCLGVIAVTTFLCGSACVTSNSRMGYAFSRDGAMPFSRVWYRVNKQEVPLNVVWLSVAVAFVMALTSLGSQVAFQAMLSVATVGNYIAYGLPIFFRVTAARKSFVPGPFHLGRYGLLIGWVAVAWVALVTVLFSLPVAYPVAEDNFNYTPVLVGGVLLLSVGSWVLHARFWFQGPITNVS; encoded by the exons ATGACGACGATGGCCGTGCCTCGCCGCTCCCTGCAGGAGCTCCCCGttgccgacgcggcggcggccgatccAGACCGCGCCCGGCTGCACCAACTGGGCTACAAGCAGGAGCTCAAGCGCGGCCTCTC CGTCCTCTCCAACTTCGCTCTGTCCTTCTCGATCATCtccgtgatgatgggcgtgacGACGACGTACAACACCGGGCTGCGCTACGGCGGCCCGGCCTCCATGACGCTGGGCTGGCTCGTCGTGTCCGCCTTGAACGGCTGCGTCGCGCTGTCCATGGCGGAGATCTGCTCGGCGTACCCGACCTCTGGCGGGCTTTACTACTGGAGCGCCAAGCTCGCCGGCAAGGAATGGGCTCCCCTCGCGTCCTGGGTCACTGGATG GTTCAACATTGTGGGGCAG TGGGCTGGTACCACGAGCGTGGACTTCTCTTTGGCACAGCTCGTCCAAGTGATCATCCTGCTCGGCACCGGGGGACTCAACGGCGGCGGCTACATGGCGTCCAAGTTCGTCGTGCTGGCCATCTATGGTGCCGTCCTGGTCATACACGGACTAATGAACGGCCTCCCTATCCAGTGGCTGGCACGGTTTGGCCATCTAGGCGCATTTTGGAATACCGCAG GTGTATTTGTTCTGGTGATCTTGATTCCGGCGGTGGCTAAGGAAAGGGCAAGCTCGGAGTTCATCTTCACACATTTCAACACAGACAATGGCATGGGGATCCACAACAAGGCTTACATTCTTGCCGTTGGGTTGCTGATGAGCCAGTACTCTGTCATCGGCTACGACGCGTCTGCACACATG ACAGAGGAGACGAAGAACGCGGCCTGGAGCGGGCCGATGGGGCTAGTCACCGCGGTCGCTCTGTCGAGCGTGTTCGGATGGATTTACCTACTCGCTCTGACATCATTGGTGACGGACATCCCGTACCTCCTGGACCCCGGCAACGACGCCGGCGGGTACGCCGTCGCGCAGGCTCTGCACGGCGCCTTCCATAGGCGGTACGGCAGCGGCGTCGGAGGGCTCCTGTGCTTGGGAGTCATCGCGGTCACCACCTTCCTCTGCGGCTCTGCGTGCGTAACCAGCAACTCGAGGATGGGGTATGCCTTCTCCAGGGACGGGGCGATGCCGTTCTCGCGTGTCTGGTACCGGGTGAACAAGCAGGAGGTGCCCTTGAACGTCGTCTGGCTCTCCGTGGCCGTGGCATTCGTCATGGCGCTCACG TCGCTGGGGAGCCAGGTGGCGTTCCAGGCAATGCTGTCCGTTGCGACCGTTGGGAATTACATCGCCTACGGGCTGCCCATCTTCTTCCGTGTGACCGCTGCCCGGAAATCCTTCGTTCCGGGGCCATTTCACCTCGGAAGATATGGCCTCCTCATCGGTTGGGTCGCCGTCGCCTGGGTGGCCCTCGTCACCGTGCTCTTCTCCCTGCCGGTGGCGTACCCCGTCGCGGAGGACAACTTCAACTACACGCCGGTTCTCGTCGGGGGCGTGCTGTTGCTCAGTGTCGGCTCCTGGGTGCTCCACGCCCGGTTCTGGTTCCAAGGACCCATCACCAATGTTTCTTAG
- the LOC101758816 gene encoding DNA repair protein recA homolog 2, mitochondrial isoform X2, translated as MQLDYESDPPLDGAKALEKESSLNVAVSQLASDFDRESNLCLERFSRTRRASVISTGSLKLDLALGIGGLPKGRMVEIFGKEASGKTTLALHVVKEAQKNGGYCAYIDAENAFNPSFAEAIGVDSEKLLIAQPDSAENSLSIVNTLVGGSVAVVVVDSVAALIPKCEMEGEIHMNSEDIQSRLMTRALRKIQYTLCRSESLIIFVNQVRTKLSSNQFPGIYKEVPCGGNALGFYAAVRMRTSRRELRYSEDQLMQATGIALSVQIIKNKLAPASLKEAGIDIRFGKGICHESETLEMASSVGVVVKDGSGYWINGVFLPGKAEAEKFLLENAGVADEICNTVRNQFLQR; from the exons ATGCAGTTAGACTATGAGAGTGATCCCCCACTTGATGGAGCAAAAGCTCTTGAGAAGGAGTCATCACTAAATGTTGCTGTCTCTCAACTTGCAAGTGATTTTGATAGAGAATCTAACCTATGTTTGGAGCGATTTTCCCGCACAAGGCGTGCGTCTGTCATCTCTACCGGTTCTCTCAAGCTTGATCTTGCTCTCGGCATTGGAGGATTGCCAAAG GGCAGAATGGTGGAGATATTTGGGAAAGAGGCATCTGGGAAGACAACACTTGCACTTCATGTTGTCAAGGAAGCTCAAAAAAATGGAG GTTATTGTGCTTATATTGATGCAGAAAACGCCTTTAACCCTTCATTTGCGGAAGCCATTGGTGTAGACAGTGAAAAGCTCTTAATAGCCCAACCTGATTCTGCTGAGAATTCTTTGAGCATTGTAAACACTCTTGTTGGTGGATCTGTTGCTGTTGTAGTCGTGGATAGT GTGGCAGCACTTATTCCCAAATGTGAAATGGAAGGCGAAATACACATGAATTCTGAAGACATTCAATCCCGTTTGATGACTCGGGCGCTTAGGAAAATTCAGTACACTTTGTGTCGTTCTGAATCACTTATTATTTTTGTTAATCAG GTCAGAACAAAGTTGAGCTCAAATCAGTTTCCTGGGATCTACAAGGAGGTGCCTTGCGGTGGTAACGCGTTAGGATTCTATGCTGCAGTCAGAATGAGGACTTCAAGAAGGGAACTGCGCTATAGTGAAGACCAG CTTATGCAGGCTACTGGCATTGCTTTATCAGTGCagatcatcaagaacaaattAGCTCCAGCTAGTCTGAAGGAAGCTGGCATCGACATCAGATTTGGGAAGGGGATCTGCCATGAATCTGAGACCCTGGAGATGGCTTCTTCGGTCGGAGTTGTTGTGAAGGATGGGTCTGGGTATTGGATCAACGGCGTGTTCCTGCCTGGCAAGGCGGAAGCTGAGAAATTCCTACTTGAAAACGCTGGTGTGGCAGATGAGATCTGCAATACCGTGAGAAATCAGTTCCTTCAAAGGTGA
- the LOC105914443 gene encoding amino-acid permease BAT1 homolog, whose product MAVPRRSVELPVADDADRARLQELGYKQELKRGLSVISNFALSFSIISVMTGVTTTYNTGLRYGGPASMTLGWLVVATFNGCVALSMAEICSAYPTSGGLYYWSAKLAGKDWAPLASWLTGWFNIVGQWAAIASVDFSLAQLVQVIILLGTGGANGGGYMASKYVLLGIYGCILVLHGLINCLPIQWLSWFGHLGAFWNTAGIFMLVILLPAVAKERAGVEFIFTHFNMDNGMGIQGKAYVLAVGMVVSQYSLLGYDTSAHMSEETKEADRSGSIGIVASVALASMFGWIYLVALASLTIDIPYLLSPSNDAGGYAVAQALYTTFHRRYNSGVGALASLAIIAFAIFLCGITCVTANSRMGYAFSRDGAMPFSRIWYQLNKKEVPINVVWLSVVIAFIMSLTSLGSQVAFQAMVSITTIGLYMAYALPIFFRVTTARKSFTPGPFHLGKFGNVIGWVAVAWVALVTVLFCLPVAYPVGEDNFNYTPVAVGGVLFLSVGTWLLHARFWFKGPIVNVDA is encoded by the exons ATGGCCGTGCCTCGCCGCTCCGTCGAGCTGCCCGTCGCCGACGACGCAGACCGGGCTCGGCTGCAGGAGCTCGGATACAAGCAGGAGCTCAAGCGCGGCCTCTC TGTCATCTCCAACTTTGCGTTGTCGTTCTCCATCATCTCCGTGATGACGGGCGTGACGACGACGTACAACACCGGCCTGCGCTACGGCGGCCCGGCCTCCATGACGCTGGGCTGGCTCGTCGTGGCCACGTTCAACGGCTGCGTGGCGCTGTCCATGGCGGAGATCTGTTCGGCGTACCCGACCTCCGGCGGTCTCTACTACTGGAGCGCCAAGCTCGCCGGCAAGGACTGGGCTCCACTCGCTTCCTGGCTCACTGGATG GTTCAACATCGTAGGACAG TGGGCTGCCATCGCGAGCGTCGACTTCTCGCTGGCGCAGCTTGTCCAAGTGATCATCCTGCTTGGCACCGGGGGCGCCAACGGTGGCGGCTACATGGCCTCCAAATACGTCTTGCTGGGCATCTACGGTTGCATCCTAGTCCTACACGGCCTTATCAACTGTCTCCCCATTCAGTGGCTGTCATGGTTTGGCCATCTCGGAGCCTTCTGGAATACCGCAG GTATATTTATGCTAGTGATCTTGCTTCCAGCGGTTGCTAAGGAGAGAGCGGGTGTGGAGTTCATCTTCACCCACTTCAACATGGACAATGGCATGGGAATCCAAGGCAAGGCTTATGTTTTAGCTGTGGGGATGGTGGTGAGCCAGTACTCCCTCCTCGGCTACGATACATCTGCTCACATG TCAGAGGAAACGAAGGAGGCTGACCGGAGTGGCTCGATAGGGATCGTAGCTTCTGTTGCTCTGGCATCCATGTTTGGATGGATTTATTTGGTGGCCTTGGCATCGCTAACGATAGACATTCCCTATCTTTTGAGCCCTAGCAACGATGCCGGTGGGTACGCTGTCGCTCAGGCTCTTTACACCACCTTCCACAGAAGGTACAACAGCGGTGTTGGGGCTCTCGCCTCCCTAGCCATCATCGCATTTGCCATCTTCCTCTGCGGCATTACATGTGTAACCGCCAACTCAAG GATGGGGTACGCCTTCTCCAGGGACGGGGCGATGCCATTCTCCCGCATATGGTACCAGCTTAACAAGAAAGAGGTGCCCATCAATGTCGTCTGGCTTTCAGTGGTCATCGCGTTCATCATGTCCCTAACG TCGCTGGGCAGCCAGGTGGCATTCCAGGCTATGGTGTCCATCACGACAATCGGTTTGTACATGGCCTACGCATTGCCCATCTTCTTTCGTGTAACAACGGCTCGGAAGTCGTTCACTCCAGGTCCATTTCACTTGggaaagtttggaaatgtcatCGGATGGGTTGCCGTTGCCTGGGTGGCCCTTGTCACCGTGCTCTTCTGCCTGCCGGTGGCGTATCCCGTTGGCGAGGACAACTTCAACTACACGCCGGTCGCTGTTGGGGGCGTGCTATTCCTCAGCGTCGGCACGTGGTTGCTCCATGCCCGGTTCTGGTTCAAAGGGCCCATCGTCAATGTCGACGCCTAA
- the LOC101759497 gene encoding glucan endo-1,3-beta-glucosidase GII, producing the protein MAKRGVAPVLAAALVVTAFAATATSVRAIGVCYGVIGSGLPSKSDVVQLYKSNGIANMRFYFADQEVLNALRGSGISLALDVGNDKVGDLANDPAAAASWVKDNVQAYYPDVSIRYVVVGNEVDGAASVLQAMKNVHDALTSANLAGSIKVSTAVKMDAIINSSPPSNGAFKDPSVMSPIVQFLAGNGAPLLANVYPYFAYKDNQNIDLNYALFEPSSTTVGDPNGLTYTNLFDAMVDAVHAALDKVGGGGVDVVVSESGWPSADGRGATVDNARTYNQNLINHAGKGTPRKPGPMEVYVFAMFNEDNKDGDPTEKKFGLFNPDKTPVYPINFYPRPHNKWFGVCYGMIANNLPPPGEVVQLYKSSGIRNMRIYFPDSHVMEALSGSGIGLILGVVNQDIVGLAGCQSCAASWVQTNVRPYYPAVNILYIAVGNEVSDGAAQSILPAMRNLQAALAAAGLAAIKVSTCVRLDVVTNTFPPSAGVFAQPYMVDIAQFLAGAGASLLANVYPYFAYRGSPGDISLNYALFLPGTTVRDGGNGLVYTNLFDAMVDAVVAALEKAGAASVRVVVSESGWPSAGGTAASVENARTYVQNLIDHAAQGTPKRPGALETFVFAMFNENQKPGELTEQNFGLFYPNKSPVYPIIFR; encoded by the exons ATGGCCAAGCGAGGCGTTGCCCCGGTGCTCGCGGCAGCATTGGTCGTTACGGCATTCGCCGCCACCGCTACAA GTGTGCGAGCCATTGGCGTGTGCTACGGCGTGATCGGCAGCGGCCTCCCATCGAAGAGCGACGTCGTGCAGCTCTACAAGTCCAACGGCATCGCCAACATGCGCTTCTACTTCGCCGACCAGGAGGTCCTCAACGCCCTGCGCGGCTCGGGCATCAGCCTCGCCCTCGACGTCGGCAACGACAAGGTCGGCGACCTCGCCaacgaccccgccgccgccgcgtcctggGTGAAGGACAACGTGCAGGCCTACTACCCGGACGTCAGCATCCGGTACGTCGTCGTCGGAAACGAGGTCGACGGGGCGGCCTCGGTCCTCCAGGCCATGAAGAACGTCCACGACGCCCTCACGTCGGCCAACCTCGCCGGCAGCATCAAGGTGTCCACGGCGGTGAAGATGGACGCGATCATCaactcctcgccgccgtccaacGGCGCGTTCAAGGACCCCTCCGTGATGTCGCCGATCGTGCAGTTCCTCGCCGGCAACggcgcgccgctgctcgccaacgTGTACCCCTACTTCGCCTACAAGGACAACCAGAACATCGACCTCAACTACGCGCTGTTcgagccgagctcgacgacgGTGGGCGACCCCAACGGGCTCACCTACACGAACCTCTTCGACGCGATGGTGGACGCCGTCCACGCCGCGCTGGACaaggtaggcggcggcggcgtcgacgtcgtGGTGTCGGAGAGCGGGTGGCCGTCGGCCGACGGGAGGGGCGCCACCGTGGACAACGCGAGAACGTACAACCAGAACCTGATCAACCACGCCGGCAAGGGCACGCCGAGGAAGCCGGGCCCGATGGAGGTGTACGTGTTCGCCATGTTCAACGAGGACAACAAGGACGGGGATCCCACGGAGAAGAAGTTTGGGCTCTTCAACCCGGACAAGACACCAGTCTACCCTATTAATTTC TATCCGAGACCTCACAACAAATGGTT TGGCGTGTGCTATGGCATGATAGCCAACAACCTCCCGCCGCCAGGCGAGGTCGTGCAGCTCTACAAGTCCAGCGGCATCAGGAACATGCGCATCTACTTCCCCGACAGCCATGTCATGGAGGCCCTGAGCGGCTCCGGCATCGGCCTCATCCTCGGCGTCGTCAACCAAGACATCGTCGGCCTCGCCGGCTGCCAATCGTGCGCCGCGTCCTGGGTCCAGACCAACGTCAGGCCCTACTACCCCGCCGTGAACATCCTGTACATCGCCGTCGGCAACGAGGTCTCGGACGGCGCCGCCCAGAGCATCCTCCCGGCCATGCGGAACCTGCAAgccgccctggccgccgccggcctcgccgccatcAAGGTGTCCACGTGCGTGAGGCTCGACGTGGTCACCAACACCTTTCCCCCCTCCGCCGGCGTGTTCGCGCAGCCGTACATGGTGGACATCGCGCAGTTCCTGGCCGGCGCCGGTGCGTCGCTGCTCGCCAACGTGTACCCCTACTTTGCCTACAGGGGCAGCCCCGGAGACATCAGCCTCAACTACGCGCTCTTCTTGCCGGGCACGACGGTGAGGGACGGCGGCAACGGGCTGGTGTACACGAACCTCTTCGACGCCATGGTGGACGCCGTCGTCGCGGCGCTGGAGAaggccggcgcggcgagcgtGAGGGTCGTCGTGTCGGAGAGCGGGTGGCCGTCGGCGggtgggacggcggcgagcgtggAGAACGCTCGGACGTACGTCCAGAACCTGATCGACCATGCCGCCCAGGGCACGCCCAAGAGGCCCGGGGCGTTGGAGACCTTCGTGTTCGCCATGTTCAACGAGAACCAGAAGCCGGGGGAACTGACGGAGCAGAACTTCGGGCTCTTCTATCCTAACAAGTCTCCGGTGTATCCCATCATTTTCCGATGA
- the LOC101760321 gene encoding DIBOA-glucoside dioxygenase BX6, protein MACSDRLSQLKAFDDTKAGVKGLVDAGVAAVPPIFHHPPDPHAAPVPPIFHHPPDPHAAPASAIPVVDLAAAANDRAGLVAQVRAAAETLGFFQVVNHGVPAELLAETLASVKRFNEEPAEAKRPYYSRDPARRVRYQSNFDLFHAPAASWRDTLFLELPAPEEEIPPACRGAVPEYAREARGLGARLLELLSEALGLHARYLEHDAGCLDGGGVAVGCHYYPPCPEPHLTLGTAKHSDPSFLTVLLQDGVGGLQVLVGGRWVDVPPVPGALVVNIGDLLQLVSNDRFKSVEHRVVATSPAAAARVSAACFFRTTGAAASTRAYGPITTLKPPRYRSVTMAEFLGYYKGKGLDGRSALDRFRLPSSDDPCI, encoded by the coding sequence ATGGCCTGCTCCGACCGCCTGAGCCAGCTCAAAGCCTTCGACGACACCAAGGCCGGCGTCAAGGGCCTCGTCGACGcgggcgtcgccgccgtcccgcccaTCTTCCACCACCCGCCCGACCCCCACGCCGCCCCCGTCCCGCCCATCTTCCACCACCCGCCCGACCCCCACGCCGCCCCTGCCTCTGCAATCCCGGTGGTGGACCTCGCTGCGGCAGCGAACGACAGGGCCGGCCTGGTGGCCCAGGTGAGGGCGGCCGCCGAGACCCTCGGCTTCTTCCAGGTGGTCAACCACGGCGTGCCCGCGGAGCTCCTGGCCGAGACGCTGGCGTCGGTGAAGCGGTTCAACGAGGAGCCCGCGGAGGCGAAGCGGCCCTACTACAGCAGGGACCCGGCGAGGCGCGTCAGGTACCAGAGCAACTTCGACCTCTTCCATGCGCCCGCGGCCAGCTGGCGCGACACGCTCTTCCTGGAGTTGCccgcgccggaggaggagatccCGCCAGCGTGCAGGGGCGCCGTGCCGGAGTACGCGAGGGAGGCGCGGGGGCTGGGCGCCCGCCTCCTGGAGCTGCTGTCGGAGGCCCTGGGCCTCCACGCGAGGTACCTGGAGCACGACGCCGGCTGCCTGGACGGGGGCGGCGTGGCGGTGGGTTGCCACTACTACCCGCCGTGCCCGGAGCCGCACCTCACGCTGGGCACCGCCAAGCACTCGGACCCCAGCTTCCTGACGGTGCTGCTGCAGGACGGCGTGGGCGGCCTGCAGGTGCTCGTCGGGGGGCGCTGGGTGGACGTGCCCCCCGTGCCCGGCGCGCTCGTCGTCAACATCGGCGACCTGCTCCAGCTCGTGTCCAACGACAGGTTCAAGAGCGTGGAGCACCGGGTGGTGGCCACGagtccggccgccgccgcgcgggtcTCGGCGGCCTGCTTCTTCAGGacgaccggcgccgccgcgtccaccaGGGCGTACGGGCCCATCACCACACTCAAGCCGCCGCGGTACAGGAGCGTCACGATGGCGGAGTTCTTGGGCTACTACAAGGGCAAGGGCCTCGACGGCCGATCTGCGCTGGACCGCTTCAGGCTGCCATCATCTGATGATCCATGTATCTAA
- the LOC101758816 gene encoding DNA repair protein recA homolog 2, mitochondrial isoform X1, giving the protein MRGLLSSSSTLLRQAAGAAGAQLSRAGWSNATASAPSPLRHFPHQNGKRETLCSFWSKGCSMSTTVDMQLDYESDPPLDGAKALEKESSLNVAVSQLASDFDRESNLCLERFSRTRRASVISTGSLKLDLALGIGGLPKGRMVEIFGKEASGKTTLALHVVKEAQKNGGYCAYIDAENAFNPSFAEAIGVDSEKLLIAQPDSAENSLSIVNTLVGGSVAVVVVDSVAALIPKCEMEGEIHMNSEDIQSRLMTRALRKIQYTLCRSESLIIFVNQVRTKLSSNQFPGIYKEVPCGGNALGFYAAVRMRTSRRELRYSEDQATGIALSVQIIKNKLAPASLKEAGIDIRFGKGICHESETLEMASSVGVVVKDGSGYWINGVFLPGKAEAEKFLLENAGVADEICNTVRNQFLQR; this is encoded by the exons atgcgagggcttctctcctcctcctccactctcCTCCGacaagccgccggcgccgccggcgcccagctCTCCCGCGCGGGCTGGAGTAACGCCACAGCATCCGCACCCTCTCCTCTCCGCCACTTTCCCCACCAG AATGGGAAAAGAGAGACACTTTGTTCGTTTTGGTCTAAAGGTTGTTCAATGTCAACTACAG TTGATATGCAGTTAGACTATGAGAGTGATCCCCCACTTGATGGAGCAAAAGCTCTTGAGAAGGAGTCATCACTAAATGTTGCTGTCTCTCAACTTGCAAGTGATTTTGATAGAGAATCTAACCTATGTTTGGAGCGATTTTCCCGCACAAGGCGTGCGTCTGTCATCTCTACCGGTTCTCTCAAGCTTGATCTTGCTCTCGGCATTGGAGGATTGCCAAAG GGCAGAATGGTGGAGATATTTGGGAAAGAGGCATCTGGGAAGACAACACTTGCACTTCATGTTGTCAAGGAAGCTCAAAAAAATGGAG GTTATTGTGCTTATATTGATGCAGAAAACGCCTTTAACCCTTCATTTGCGGAAGCCATTGGTGTAGACAGTGAAAAGCTCTTAATAGCCCAACCTGATTCTGCTGAGAATTCTTTGAGCATTGTAAACACTCTTGTTGGTGGATCTGTTGCTGTTGTAGTCGTGGATAGT GTGGCAGCACTTATTCCCAAATGTGAAATGGAAGGCGAAATACACATGAATTCTGAAGACATTCAATCCCGTTTGATGACTCGGGCGCTTAGGAAAATTCAGTACACTTTGTGTCGTTCTGAATCACTTATTATTTTTGTTAATCAG GTCAGAACAAAGTTGAGCTCAAATCAGTTTCCTGGGATCTACAAGGAGGTGCCTTGCGGTGGTAACGCGTTAGGATTCTATGCTGCAGTCAGAATGAGGACTTCAAGAAGGGAACTGCGCTATAGTGAAGACCAG GCTACTGGCATTGCTTTATCAGTGCagatcatcaagaacaaattAGCTCCAGCTAGTCTGAAGGAAGCTGGCATCGACATCAGATTTGGGAAGGGGATCTGCCATGAATCTGAGACCCTGGAGATGGCTTCTTCGGTCGGAGTTGTTGTGAAGGATGGGTCTGGGTATTGGATCAACGGCGTGTTCCTGCCTGGCAAGGCGGAAGCTGAGAAATTCCTACTTGAAAACGCTGGTGTGGCAGATGAGATCTGCAATACCGTGAGAAATCAGTTCCTTCAAAGGTGA
- the LOC101758404 gene encoding amino-acid permease BAT1 homolog → MAVSRRSMELAAADAAAADPDRARLQQLGYKQELKRGLSVLSNFALSFSIISVMMGVTITYNTGLRYGGPVSMTLGWFAVTLFNGCVALSMAEICSAYPTSGGLYYWSAKLAGKEWAPLASWVTGWFNIVGQWAATTSIDFSLAQLVQVMVLLGTGGLNGGGYMASKYVVLAIYGAILVIHGLINSLPIQYMAWLGQLGAFWNAAGIIVLVILIPSVAKERASAGFIFTHFNVDDSAGIHDKAYILAVGLLMSQYSVIGYDASAHMTEETKNADWSGPMGIITSVALSSVFGWIYLVALASLVTDIPYLLDPGNDAGGYAVAQALYGAFHRRFGTGVGGLVCLGIIAIATFLCGCACITSNSRMGYAFSRDRAMPFSHVWYRVNKQEVPFNVVWLSVAVAFIMALTSLGSQVAFQAMLSIATVGQYIAYALPIVFRVTTARKSFVPGPFHLGKHGVLVGWVAVAWVALVTVLFSLPVAYPVAEDNFNYTPVLVGGVVLLSVGAWVLHARFWFQGPITNVDV, encoded by the exons ATGGCCGTGTCTCGCCGCTCCatggagctcgccgccgccgacgcggcggcggccgatccGGACCGGGCGCGGCTGCAGCAGCTGGGCTACAAGCAGGAGCTCAAGCGAGGCCTCTC CGTCCTCTCCAACTTCGCCCTGTCCTTCTCAATCATCtccgtgatgatgggcgtgacGATAACGTACAACACCGGGCTGCGCTACGGCGGCCCAGTGTCCATGACGCTCGGGTGGTTCGCGGTGACCTTGTTCAACGGCTGTGTGGCGCTGTCCATGGCGGAGATCTGCTCGGCGTACCCGACCTCCGGCGGGCTCTACTACTGGAGCGCCAAGCTCGCCGGCAAGGAATGGGCTCCCCTCGCTTCCTGGGTCACTGGATG GTTCAACATCGTGGGACAG TGGGCTGCTACCACGAGCATCGACTTCTCCTTGGCGCAGCTTGTGCAAGTGATGGTCCTGCTTGGCACAGGGGGACTAAACGGTGGCGGCTACATGGCATCCAAGTACGTCGTGTTAGCCATCTATGGTGCCATCCTTGTCATCCACGGACTCATCAACAGTCTCCCTATCCAATACATGGCATGGCTTGGCCAACTTGGAGCATTTTGGAACGCAGCAG GTATAATTGTTCTGGTCATCTTGATCCCATCAGTTGCTAAGGAGAGAGCAAGTGCTGGGTTCATATTCACCCACTTCAACGTAGACGATAGCGCAGGGATCCATGACAAGGCTTACATTCTAGCTGTGGGGTTGCTCATGAGCCAGTACTCTGTTATTGGCTACGATGCATCTGCGCATATG ACGGAGGAGACGAAGAACGCTGATTGGAGCGGCCCAATGGGGATCATAACTTCAGTTGCTCTGTCCAGCGTGTTCGGATGGATTTACCTGGTGGCCCTGGCATCGCTGGTGACAGACATCCCGTACCTCCTGGACCCCGGCAACGACGCCGGCGGGTACGCCGTCGCTCAGGCACTGTACGGCGCCTTCCACAGGAGGTTCGGCACCGGCGTCGGAGGGCTCGTCTGCTTGGGAATCATCGCCATCGCCACCTTCCTCTGCGGCTGTGCGTGCATAACCAGCAACTCAAG GATGGGGTATGCCTTCTCCAGAGACCGAGCGATGCCATTCTCGCACGTGTGGTACCGGGTGAACAAGCAGGAGGTTCCCTTCAACGTTGTCTGGCTCTCCGTGGCCGTGGCGTTCATCATGGCCCTCACG TCGTTGGGGAGCCAGGTGGCGTTCCAGGCGATGCTGTCCATCGCGACCGTCGGGCAGTACATCGCCTACGCGCTGCCGATCGTCTTCCGTGTCACCACCGCCCGGAAATCCTTCGTTCCGGGGCCGTTTCACCTCGGCAAGCATGGTGTCCTCGTCGGCTGGGTCGCCGTCGCTTGGGTGGCCCTCGTCACCGTGCTCTTCTCCCTGCCGGTGGCGTACCCCGTCGCCGAGGACAACTTCAACTACACGCCGGTCCTCGTCGGCGGCGTGGTGTTGCTCAGCGTTGGCGCGTGGGTGCTCCACGCCCGGTTCTGGTTCCAAGGGCCCATCACTAATGTTGACGTGTAA